Proteins encoded by one window of Cylindrospermum stagnale PCC 7417:
- a CDS encoding class II aldolase/adducin family protein produces MQVISNERPNIPQPPTFTSIADERLHRQQRLAAAFRLFSRFGFSEGIAGHITARDPEHPEHFWVNPFGMHFGMIRVSDLILVNQEGEVILGDRPVNRAAFAIHSQVHAARPDVVAAAHAHSIYGKSWSSLGRLLDPLTQDACSFYQDHSLFEDYTGVVLDPKEGQRIAQTLGNNKAIILKNHGLLTVGHSVDEAAWWFTTMERSCQAQLLAEAAGKPSPIKAESASVAHSQVGTHELGWFSFQPLYDLIVRQEPDLLE; encoded by the coding sequence ATGCAAGTTATCTCTAACGAAAGGCCGAATATCCCTCAACCACCAACTTTTACATCTATTGCCGATGAACGACTGCACCGCCAGCAACGCCTAGCAGCAGCATTCCGCCTATTTTCGCGGTTTGGGTTTAGTGAAGGTATAGCCGGACATATCACTGCACGGGACCCGGAACACCCAGAACACTTTTGGGTTAACCCTTTCGGGATGCACTTCGGTATGATTCGAGTGAGTGACCTCATTTTAGTAAACCAAGAGGGTGAGGTAATTTTAGGCGATCGCCCGGTGAATCGGGCAGCTTTTGCCATTCATTCTCAAGTTCATGCGGCTCGTCCCGATGTAGTAGCGGCGGCTCATGCCCATTCTATCTATGGCAAAAGCTGGTCTAGCCTTGGACGCCTCCTCGACCCCCTCACCCAAGATGCCTGTTCTTTTTACCAAGATCATAGCCTGTTTGAAGATTACACAGGCGTTGTGCTCGACCCAAAAGAAGGACAGCGGATTGCCCAAACTTTAGGCAACAATAAAGCGATTATCCTCAAAAACCACGGCTTGCTGACAGTGGGTCATTCTGTTGATGAGGCTGCCTGGTGGTTTACCACAATGGAGCGTTCTTGTCAAGCTCAATTATTGGCAGAAGCTGCTGGCAAACCCAGCCCCATCAAAGCTGAGTCTGCTAGTGTGGCTCACAGCCAAGTGGGAACACATGAATTGGGTTGGTTTAGTTTTCAACCTTTATATGACTTGATTGTGCGGCAAGAACCCGACTTGCTGGAGTAA
- a CDS encoding M42 family metallopeptidase, translated as MWNYEELFNIIQELVMHHSPSGLEAEINQLLLQRFAALGVEVWCDRADNIIAKIPGKNPERAIAITAHKDEIGAIVKTVGEAGKVEVRKLGGSYPWIYGEGVVDLLGDNETISGILSFGSRHVSHESPQKAQQEDTVVKWENAWIETKLTTEELEAAGIRPGTRMVIGKHRKQPVRLKDHIASYTLDNKASVAILLALAQTLKQPVVDVYLVASAKEEVGAIGALFFTQNQRLDALIALEICPLSSEYPVKDGKDPVILVQDGYGIYDETLNGQLRQSAKQLDMPVQLTTLSGFGSDASIAMKFGHVSRAACLAFPTENTHGYEIAHLGAIANCIDLLKAYCETDFD; from the coding sequence ATGTGGAACTACGAAGAGTTATTTAATATTATTCAAGAATTGGTCATGCACCATTCTCCTAGTGGTTTAGAGGCGGAGATTAACCAGTTGCTGTTACAGCGATTTGCAGCGCTGGGTGTGGAAGTTTGGTGCGATCGCGCCGATAATATTATTGCCAAGATTCCTGGCAAAAATCCTGAACGCGCAATTGCCATCACCGCCCACAAAGACGAAATTGGCGCAATTGTCAAGACTGTAGGTGAAGCAGGCAAAGTTGAAGTCCGCAAGCTTGGCGGTTCTTACCCCTGGATTTACGGCGAAGGTGTTGTTGATTTACTCGGAGACAATGAAACTATCAGCGGCATTCTCAGCTTTGGTTCTCGCCATGTTTCCCACGAATCACCGCAAAAAGCCCAGCAAGAAGATACCGTTGTCAAGTGGGAAAATGCCTGGATTGAGACCAAGCTGACTACCGAGGAACTTGAAGCTGCTGGCATTCGACCGGGAACGAGAATGGTAATCGGCAAGCATCGCAAGCAGCCAGTCAGATTAAAGGATCATATTGCCAGCTATACCCTGGATAATAAAGCCTCTGTGGCGATTCTGCTGGCATTAGCTCAAACTTTAAAACAGCCTGTTGTCGATGTATATTTAGTGGCGTCAGCAAAAGAAGAAGTTGGCGCTATTGGGGCGTTATTTTTTACTCAAAACCAGCGTTTGGATGCTTTGATCGCTTTAGAAATTTGTCCGCTTTCCAGTGAATACCCAGTTAAGGATGGAAAAGATCCGGTTATTTTGGTTCAGGATGGCTATGGGATTTATGATGAAACCTTAAACGGACAACTGCGCCAAAGTGCCAAGCAACTAGATATGCCTGTGCAACTAACAACCCTGAGTGGGTTTGGTAGCGATGCCTCAATTGCGATGAAATTCGGTCATGTTTCCCGCGCGGCTTGCTTGGCATTCCCCACAGAGAACACCCACGGCTATGAAATTGCTCATTTAGGTGCGATCGCAAATTGCATCGATTTATTAAAAGCCTACTGCGAAACCGACTTTGATTAA
- a CDS encoding restriction endonuclease subunit S, with protein sequence MNEVYPLVPLGELLIKSEEWIDINPTEKYKQVTVKIWGKGVIERNEVSGAEIAATKRLKVRYGQFILSRIDARHGAVVTNDFPVFTLNNQKIVPQFLDWISKTKDFIELCKAASEGTTNRVRLKEDKFLLMKIPLPPLEEQRRIVLRVEELVGKIEEVRSLRQKALEETDVLLAVESTKLLAKTLVKGQLSDVLLEKPRNGWSARCNNMPEGTPILSLGAVTGFSYRQTEFKRTSEPVSIYAHYWLKPGDLLITRSNTPELVGHAAIYNGSPYPCIYPDLMMRLETDESKTDKQFVHHWLACTLVRNYIKGKAKGTSPTMKKISQDVVMNIPFPSDLSIPEQRRIVAYLDELQTKVDTMKQHREEAIKELDALLPAILDKAFKGEL encoded by the coding sequence ATGAATGAAGTTTATCCTTTAGTGCCATTAGGTGAATTACTTATTAAATCTGAAGAATGGATAGATATTAACCCAACAGAAAAATATAAACAAGTAACTGTCAAAATCTGGGGCAAAGGTGTTATAGAACGTAATGAAGTAAGCGGAGCAGAAATAGCGGCTACTAAAAGATTAAAAGTACGTTATGGGCAATTTATTTTGTCTAGAATTGATGCGCGTCATGGTGCTGTTGTTACTAATGATTTTCCTGTTTTTACGCTTAACAATCAAAAAATTGTGCCACAATTTCTTGACTGGATAAGTAAAACAAAGGATTTTATAGAACTTTGTAAAGCTGCTAGTGAAGGAACTACAAATAGGGTTAGGCTAAAAGAAGACAAATTTCTCTTGATGAAAATCCCCCTACCACCGCTAGAGGAACAACGGCGGATAGTGTTGCGGGTTGAGGAATTGGTGGGGAAAATTGAGGAAGTGCGATCGCTACGTCAAAAAGCACTTGAAGAAACAGACGTGCTTCTTGCTGTTGAATCAACAAAATTATTAGCCAAGACGCTCGTTAAAGGTCAATTATCCGATGTTTTGCTTGAAAAACCCAGAAATGGTTGGTCAGCAAGATGCAATAATATGCCAGAAGGTACTCCTATTTTGTCACTTGGTGCTGTGACAGGATTTTCCTACCGACAAACTGAATTTAAAAGAACATCAGAACCTGTTTCAATATATGCACATTACTGGCTGAAACCTGGTGATTTACTTATTACCAGAAGCAACACTCCTGAGTTAGTAGGACACGCTGCAATTTACAATGGTTCTCCCTATCCATGTATCTATCCTGACTTGATGATGCGCCTAGAAACTGATGAATCTAAGACAGATAAACAATTTGTACATCATTGGCTGGCTTGTACATTAGTGCGTAACTACATCAAGGGTAAAGCAAAAGGAACAAGTCCCACGATGAAAAAGATTTCTCAGGACGTGGTGATGAATATTCCTTTTCCGTCGGATTTATCCATCCCGGAACAACGTCGCATAGTTGCCTACCTCGATGAACTCCAAACCAAAGTAGACACAATGAAGCAACACAGAGAAGAAGCAATAAAAGAACTTGATGCCCTTTTACCGGCAATTCTCGATAAAGCATTTAAAGGGGAATTGTGA
- a CDS encoding Uma2 family endonuclease encodes MLGLLEKFSLWEELTSQSALDNVDSDQILLMNGINWNIYEILLQRFENTSHYRFKYLEGTLEIMSPSRRHEFDKKIIAVLLETYFIEKDIDFYPLGSTTFRREAAARGIEPDECYCFDSEKSVPDLAIEVVVTSGGIDDLLIYQGLGVPEVWFWRNNQFFLYYLRGDKYEKISKSEFLPDLDLALLASLVLSGEKPKDLILNFRESIRRGNS; translated from the coding sequence ATGTTAGGTTTACTAGAAAAGTTTAGTCTCTGGGAAGAATTAACGAGTCAATCAGCATTAGATAATGTTGATTCTGACCAAATTTTACTGATGAATGGGATTAACTGGAATATATATGAGATTCTGTTACAGCGATTTGAAAATACTTCTCATTATCGCTTTAAATATTTAGAAGGTACTTTAGAAATAATGTCTCCTAGTCGTCGCCATGAGTTTGATAAAAAGATTATTGCTGTATTATTAGAAACCTATTTTATTGAAAAAGATATTGATTTTTATCCTTTAGGTTCAACTACTTTTAGAAGGGAAGCGGCCGCTAGAGGTATTGAACCAGATGAATGTTATTGTTTTGATTCTGAAAAATCTGTTCCTGATTTGGCTATTGAGGTGGTTGTGACGAGTGGGGGAATTGATGATTTATTAATTTATCAAGGTTTGGGTGTACCGGAAGTTTGGTTTTGGCGGAATAATCAATTTTTTTTATATTATCTGCGTGGTGATAAGTATGAGAAAATATCAAAAAGTGAATTTTTACCAGATTTAGATTTAGCTTTGTTAGCAAGTTTGGTTTTGTCTGGTGAAAAACCAAAAGATTTAATTTTAAATTTTCGTGAAAGCATTCGTCGGGGCAATTCGTGA
- a CDS encoding N-6 DNA methylase, with protein MGKRTTKQNDKVITTAQKLGSVVKSARDTMRTDKGLNGELDRLPQLTWIMFLKLLDDSEKLHEAEAELEGISYKPTIQTPYRWRDWAANENFTGDRLKSFINNDEAILPDDTKGAGLLAYLRNLKSKTGNKRADVIAKVFKDVNNRMISGTLLWDVLNKVNEIHFDKSEEVNLLSTLYESMLKEMRDAAGDSGEFYTPRPVVRFMVQVIAPKVGETIFDPACGTGGFLVEAYEYLKQNCSAQDWQILQKSLIGAEAKSLPLMLAHMSLLLHGFEYPDIDDGNSLRFTLSEMGEKDWVDIILTNPPFGGEEEDRIKKNFPPDRQTKETAFLFLQLIMRRLRQRPKPRVGVIHELPLHELSLQTGRAAVVFPNGVLFGDGMCAKIKEDLLKDFNLHTIVRLPNGVFAPYTGIPTNLLFFDRSGQTDEIWFYEIPLPEGRKTYTKTKPIQDEDFAECVAWWQNREENQYAWKYNFREVYHQAIKDAKPYWDAGNQAEEIANELTKKVKQLTEKIKGLENSILDFSLPQEVVKIKQQIQTVKDEVKQSQIEEQNQREIAKVEKGKGDAIYWAIYNLDRKNPNNQTDFEHLPPEQLVNDILEKDRRVAEIMSEIKAILG; from the coding sequence ATGGGAAAACGCACTACTAAACAAAACGATAAAGTTATAACTACAGCCCAAAAACTGGGAAGTGTGGTTAAATCAGCGCGTGATACTATGCGGACTGATAAAGGTCTAAATGGAGAATTAGACCGGCTTCCCCAGTTGACTTGGATTATGTTCTTGAAACTGTTGGATGATTCGGAGAAACTGCATGAAGCGGAAGCAGAATTAGAGGGAATTTCTTATAAACCAACGATTCAAACGCCTTATCGCTGGCGTGATTGGGCTGCTAATGAAAATTTTACAGGAGACAGATTAAAAAGTTTCATCAATAATGATGAGGCGATTTTACCAGATGACACGAAAGGTGCAGGGTTACTGGCTTATTTGCGGAATCTCAAAAGCAAAACCGGTAATAAACGCGCTGATGTTATCGCTAAGGTTTTCAAAGATGTCAATAACCGCATGATTAGCGGAACTTTGCTGTGGGATGTGCTGAATAAGGTAAATGAAATTCACTTTGATAAATCAGAAGAAGTGAACCTCCTCAGCACGTTGTATGAGTCGATGCTAAAGGAAATGCGGGACGCTGCGGGAGATTCGGGAGAATTTTACACCCCCCGTCCGGTAGTGCGGTTTATGGTGCAGGTAATAGCACCGAAGGTGGGGGAAACGATTTTTGACCCTGCTTGCGGAACGGGTGGTTTTTTGGTTGAGGCTTATGAATACCTGAAACAGAATTGTAGCGCCCAAGATTGGCAGATATTACAAAAAAGCTTGATAGGTGCTGAGGCGAAATCCTTGCCTTTAATGTTAGCGCACATGAGTTTGCTATTACATGGGTTTGAATATCCCGATATTGATGATGGTAATAGTCTGCGGTTTACTCTGTCAGAAATGGGTGAAAAAGATTGGGTGGATATAATTCTCACTAACCCACCGTTTGGGGGTGAGGAAGAAGACAGAATTAAAAAGAATTTTCCACCAGATAGACAAACTAAGGAAACGGCGTTTTTATTCCTTCAGTTAATTATGCGTCGTCTTCGACAAAGACCGAAACCCCGCGTAGGGGTAATTCATGAATTACCCCTACATGAATTGTCTCTACAAACAGGACGCGCTGCTGTAGTGTTTCCTAATGGGGTGCTGTTTGGGGATGGTATGTGCGCCAAAATTAAGGAAGATTTGCTGAAGGATTTTAATTTGCATACGATTGTTCGTCTTCCTAATGGGGTTTTTGCACCATATACTGGCATTCCGACAAATTTGTTATTTTTTGACCGTTCTGGACAAACGGATGAAATTTGGTTTTATGAAATTCCGTTACCAGAAGGACGAAAAACTTACACAAAAACTAAGCCGATACAGGATGAAGATTTTGCTGAATGTGTGGCATGGTGGCAGAATAGGGAAGAAAATCAATATGCTTGGAAATATAACTTTAGGGAAGTTTATCATCAGGCGATAAAAGATGCAAAACCTTATTGGGATGCTGGTAATCAAGCGGAGGAAATTGCTAATGAGCTTACTAAGAAGGTAAAACAATTAACTGAGAAAATCAAAGGTTTAGAAAATTCTATTTTGGATTTTTCGCTACCTCAAGAAGTTGTCAAAATTAAACAGCAGATTCAAACAGTTAAGGATGAGGTAAAACAGTCTCAAATTGAGGAGCAAAATCAGCGCGAGATTGCTAAGGTTGAGAAAGGGAAAGGTGATGCTATTTACTGGGCAATTTATAATCTTGACCGGAAAAACCCGAATAATCAGACGGATTTTGAACATTTACCGCCTGAGCAATTGGTAAATGATATATTAGAGAAGGATCGGCGAGTTGCTGAAATTATGTCTGAAATTAAAGCAATTTTGGGTTAG
- a CDS encoding transposase translates to MNLPLQIIYKFDNMENHTKSFYRRSLRLRGYDYSQAGAYFITICTNKRKCLFGNIANNEVNLNELGNIVLDFWYSLPSKYPNIELDEFIIMPNHLHGIIVITDLETIYKSHSQQLTNVGTIHELSLRERRNILLPKVIGYFKMNAAKAINQKISASGTSLWQGNYYEHIVRNESELERIRQYIVNNPLKWALDCDNPDGKPDQEELLFWRDFGRKDL, encoded by the coding sequence ATGAATCTCCCCCTACAAATAATATATAAATTTGATAACATGGAAAACCACACTAAGAGTTTTTATCGTCGTTCTCTTCGTTTACGTGGGTATGATTATTCTCAGGCTGGTGCTTACTTTATTACTATTTGTACAAATAAAAGAAAGTGTTTATTTGGGAATATCGCTAATAACGAGGTCAATCTTAATGAATTAGGAAATATAGTATTAGATTTCTGGTATTCATTGCCTAGTAAATATCCAAATATCGAGTTAGATGAATTCATTATTATGCCTAATCATCTACATGGAATTATTGTAATTACAGATTTAGAGACAATTTATAAATCGCATTCACAACAATTAACTAATGTAGGGACAATTCATGAATTGTCCCTACGTGAACGCCGGAATATACTTTTACCTAAAGTCATTGGTTATTTCAAGATGAATGCGGCTAAAGCTATTAATCAGAAAATTTCAGCTTCAGGTACATCACTTTGGCAGGGAAATTATTATGAGCATATTGTCCGTAATGAATCTGAATTAGAGCGAATTAGGCAATATATTGTTAATAATCCGCTAAAATGGGCGCTAGATTGTGATAATCCTGATGGTAAACCTGATCAGGAAGAATTACTATTTTGGCGCGATTTCGGTCGTAAAGATTTATAA
- the hsdR gene encoding EcoAI/FtnUII family type I restriction enzme subunit R, producing MSNEANTCRKYVEPKLNQAGWDTEPYSYLEQYYFTDGKIRPKNQRQPRGKRKFADYLLLKGDFPLAVVEAKRKRKTPDEGLEQARDYANILGVKFAYSTNGQGIVEFDFITGKQSDVMDSFPSADELWRRLKGESKEQIREDIADKLLTPVYPIPDKPVRYYQRNAINAALAAIFKGQKRLLLTMATGTGKTTVSFQIAWKLSRIEWNTSGYFRSPRILFLADRNILVDDPMNKDFSAFDKDKIYKIQGEAKKGRDLYFAIYQAISDNQNSLGLYREYSPDYFDLIIVDECHRGSARDESNWRQILEYFAPAYQLGLTATPLRDDNVDTYHYFGNPLYTYSLKQGIDDGFLAPYRVYRVTTRSDKEGWRPSTGQIDRYGRRIPDDVYQTPDFEKKLVREARTKAIAKHITDFLKHTDRYAKTIVFCVDEDHVKAMVKELRNLNTDITKTNPDYITRITSDAGDVGKGHLYKFKDVLNETHIIAVTAKLLTTGVDIPTCKNVILARVIRSMTDFKQIIGRGTRVRQEQGKMYFNIVDYTNCTVLFQDKDFDGEPNLINESEIDEQGQILVETIHEFVGTIHELSLREEDVGVIDELVIPDDDDAPPHKYYVDGGSEEIVEEGIYDLDADNQLRLSKLIDYTREQVRILYRSTIEIQQRWAVPEERAEIIDLLADKGIDFDELKEVTNFPEADPFDLLCHIAFDAPVLTCKQRAERLRRRQANFFGQYGEDARAILEIILDKYAQKGVEEFNIPTTFKANREFDNYGNAVEIAQRFGGVQQLREAVNYLQVLLYSA from the coding sequence ATGAGTAATGAAGCTAATACCTGTCGTAAGTATGTAGAACCAAAATTAAATCAAGCAGGTTGGGATACGGAGCCTTATAGTTACCTAGAGCAGTATTATTTTACTGATGGTAAGATTAGACCGAAAAATCAGCGTCAACCACGTGGTAAAAGAAAATTTGCCGATTATTTACTCTTAAAAGGGGATTTTCCCTTAGCAGTGGTAGAAGCGAAGCGGAAACGCAAAACCCCTGATGAGGGACTAGAACAAGCTAGAGACTATGCCAATATTCTAGGAGTAAAGTTTGCTTACTCCACTAATGGACAGGGAATTGTTGAGTTTGATTTCATCACGGGTAAACAGTCCGATGTGATGGACTCATTTCCTAGTGCTGATGAACTTTGGCGCAGGTTAAAAGGGGAATCGAAGGAGCAAATTAGAGAAGATATTGCTGATAAATTGTTAACTCCTGTTTATCCAATTCCAGATAAACCTGTACGTTACTATCAAAGAAATGCTATTAATGCAGCACTGGCAGCAATTTTTAAAGGGCAAAAGCGGTTATTGTTGACAATGGCAACAGGAACGGGTAAAACGACGGTATCTTTTCAAATCGCCTGGAAACTGTCAAGAATAGAATGGAATACATCGGGTTATTTTCGTTCACCAAGAATTTTATTTTTGGCAGACCGGAATATATTAGTAGATGACCCGATGAATAAAGATTTTTCTGCTTTTGATAAGGATAAAATCTACAAAATTCAGGGTGAAGCAAAAAAAGGACGTGATTTGTATTTTGCTATTTATCAGGCAATTAGTGATAACCAGAATAGTTTAGGGCTATATAGAGAATATAGTCCTGATTATTTTGATTTGATTATTGTTGATGAGTGTCATCGAGGTAGCGCCAGAGATGAAAGTAACTGGCGACAAATTTTAGAATATTTTGCACCTGCTTATCAATTGGGATTGACGGCGACACCGTTACGAGATGATAACGTAGATACTTATCACTATTTTGGTAATCCTCTTTATACTTATTCTCTCAAACAAGGGATTGATGATGGTTTCTTAGCACCATATCGAGTTTATCGGGTTACTACCCGTTCTGATAAGGAAGGATGGCGGCCTAGTACTGGACAAATTGATCGTTATGGTAGAAGGATTCCTGATGATGTTTATCAAACTCCAGACTTTGAGAAGAAATTAGTTAGAGAAGCGCGAACAAAAGCTATTGCTAAACACATTACCGATTTTCTCAAACATACAGATCGTTATGCCAAAACAATTGTTTTTTGTGTGGATGAAGATCACGTTAAGGCAATGGTAAAGGAGTTACGCAACCTCAATACTGATATTACAAAAACAAATCCTGATTACATAACGCGCATTACTTCTGATGCTGGTGATGTGGGGAAAGGACATCTCTATAAATTTAAAGATGTTTTAAATGAAACTCATATCATTGCTGTAACTGCGAAACTGCTAACAACTGGGGTGGATATTCCTACCTGTAAAAATGTTATTCTTGCCCGTGTTATTCGCTCAATGACAGATTTTAAACAAATCATTGGACGGGGAACTCGTGTAAGACAAGAACAGGGCAAAATGTATTTTAATATAGTTGATTATACTAATTGCACTGTACTATTTCAAGATAAAGATTTTGATGGTGAACCTAATTTAATTAATGAATCAGAAATTGATGAACAAGGGCAAATTCTCGTAGAGACAATTCATGAATTTGTAGGGACAATTCATGAATTGTCCCTACGGGAAGAAGATGTAGGGGTAATTGATGAATTAGTTATACCAGATGATGATGATGCACCACCTCATAAATATTACGTTGATGGTGGTAGTGAGGAAATTGTTGAAGAAGGAATTTATGATTTAGATGCAGATAATCAACTGCGTTTGTCTAAATTAATTGACTACACGAGAGAGCAAGTTAGGATTCTCTATCGTTCTACTATAGAAATACAACAACGCTGGGCTGTTCCTGAAGAACGTGCAGAAATTATTGATTTGCTGGCAGATAAGGGAATTGATTTTGATGAGTTAAAAGAAGTTACAAATTTTCCTGAAGCTGATCCTTTTGATTTATTATGTCATATTGCGTTTGATGCTCCGGTGTTGACTTGCAAGCAACGGGCTGAAAGGTTGCGTCGTCGTCAAGCTAACTTTTTTGGGCAATATGGGGAGGATGCGAGGGCAATTTTAGAGATTATTTTGGATAAGTATGCACAGAAGGGGGTTGAGGAGTTTAATATTCCGACGACTTTTAAAGCTAATCGTGAGTTTGATAATTATGGTAATGCGGTTGAAATTGCTCAACGATTTGGGGGTGTTCAGCAACTTAGGGAAGCGGTAAATTATTTGCAAGTTTTATTGTATTCGGCGTAG
- a CDS encoding DUF3493 domain-containing protein has product MVDQNPKNRLNSKQYERLKAEAAAPYRGLRQLVYIGFGASGFIGAFVFFFQLLAGRNLDSALPNFALQMGVVALMVFLWRWDRSKDTDKT; this is encoded by the coding sequence ATGGTAGACCAAAATCCTAAAAATCGCCTTAACTCTAAACAATATGAACGCTTGAAAGCAGAAGCAGCAGCCCCTTATCGCGGTTTACGGCAATTGGTCTATATTGGTTTTGGCGCTTCTGGCTTTATCGGCGCATTTGTATTTTTTTTCCAATTGCTTGCAGGTCGCAATCTTGACAGCGCTTTACCCAACTTCGCCCTTCAGATGGGAGTCGTTGCCCTAATGGTCTTTCTCTGGCGCTGGGATAGGAGTAAGGACACCGACAAGACTTAG
- a CDS encoding DUF1565 domain-containing protein, whose amino-acid sequence MKYRGFNISTLPLRAGFAALLVVSGSSMLLPSEVNAGATPTLTAQVPVNATVIYVNPATGADKAGVGVTAAAPYKTITFALNQATSGTIIQLAAGSYDKNSGETFPLLLKEGVTLRGDDASKGQAILITGGGFYTSRTFARQDVTILANNGTTITGVSVTNSNQRGTAVWVESTNPIIQNSTFANSAREGVFVTGTGNPKILNNVFVQNKGNGVSVAKSAQGEIRNNLFQDTGFGLAIGGTSTPLVAENQIVQNKAGIYISESAKPVLRNNVIQKNTQDGIVATVDALPDLGTNENPGGNLIRNNTRYDLNNATKTNRIIAVGNDIDQKRIFGSVDFVAATVDQPSGQGTAFKDVPTGYWAKAYIEALASTNIIAGFPDGSFKPNEPVTRAQFATIITKALTPTPKRTAINFRDVQSNFWAYAAIQSAYQSQFVAGYPDGTFKPQQQIPRVQALVALANGLGFTANDQNIISFYSDVALIPSYAVGPVAAATTRQLVINYPTVKQLEPNRDATRAEVAAFVYQALVSAGRAPAIPSAYLVTAQ is encoded by the coding sequence GGTAAATGCAACAGTCATTTACGTTAATCCAGCAACTGGTGCAGATAAAGCTGGTGTTGGTGTAACGGCAGCAGCCCCCTACAAAACCATCACCTTTGCCCTCAATCAAGCCACATCCGGTACAATTATTCAGCTAGCTGCTGGAAGCTATGACAAGAACAGTGGAGAAACTTTTCCACTTCTGCTCAAAGAAGGGGTGACGCTACGGGGTGATGATGCCAGCAAAGGTCAAGCAATCTTGATTACTGGCGGTGGTTTTTACACCAGTCGGACTTTTGCTAGACAAGACGTGACAATCTTGGCTAACAACGGAACTACTATCACAGGTGTTAGTGTCACTAACTCAAATCAGCGCGGTACTGCTGTGTGGGTTGAATCGACTAATCCTATTATCCAAAATAGTACTTTTGCTAACAGTGCCAGAGAGGGTGTGTTTGTCACGGGTACAGGAAATCCCAAAATACTCAATAACGTCTTTGTGCAAAACAAGGGCAACGGAGTTTCTGTAGCTAAATCTGCCCAAGGAGAGATTCGCAATAACCTATTTCAAGATACTGGTTTTGGTCTGGCCATTGGTGGTACTTCCACACCCCTAGTGGCAGAAAACCAAATCGTCCAAAACAAAGCTGGTATTTATATCTCAGAATCAGCTAAACCTGTACTGCGTAACAATGTAATTCAGAAAAATACGCAAGATGGGATAGTGGCAACCGTCGATGCTCTCCCCGACTTGGGCACAAATGAAAATCCTGGTGGTAATCTCATTCGCAATAACACTCGTTATGATCTGAATAATGCCACCAAAACTAATAGAATTATTGCTGTTGGCAACGATATTGATCAAAAGCGGATTTTTGGTTCGGTGGATTTTGTTGCCGCAACTGTTGACCAACCATCTGGTCAAGGTACTGCATTTAAGGATGTGCCTACAGGTTACTGGGCAAAGGCTTATATTGAAGCTTTAGCATCTACAAATATTATTGCTGGGTTTCCTGATGGCAGTTTCAAACCAAATGAACCTGTAACCCGCGCCCAATTTGCCACTATTATCACTAAAGCTTTGACACCAACCCCTAAACGTACAGCGATTAATTTTCGGGATGTGCAAAGCAATTTTTGGGCTTATGCGGCGATTCAATCGGCTTACCAGAGTCAATTTGTAGCTGGTTATCCCGATGGTACTTTTAAGCCACAGCAGCAAATTCCGAGAGTGCAGGCGTTAGTTGCTTTAGCTAATGGTTTGGGTTTTACTGCTAATGATCAAAATATCATTTCGTTTTACTCTGATGTTGCCCTGATTCCTAGTTATGCGGTTGGCCCAGTTGCAGCAGCTACTACAAGGCAATTGGTGATTAACTATCCCACAGTTAAGCAACTTGAACCAAATCGCGATGCGACGAGGGCAGAAGTTGCGGCTTTTGTTTACCAAGCGCTGGTTAGTGCTGGACGTGCGCCGGCAATTCCCTCTGCTTATTTGGTAACAGCGCAGTAA